A genomic window from Halorubrum trapanicum includes:
- a CDS encoding DNA-directed DNA polymerase II small subunit: MPLESNARIAKALAERGYNAEREAVTLLAGATDPTAAVAAAVDRAPDDALRITADHVREAIGDADRSAASPDEPGQSPVETEGSIGSESAATETASGAATNDATDSTTVDAASDPETAANDGSERSRDPDLRDLEVGNDMTGRSTGTGEYADFVTTFRDRYERLSKILRGRVNHRPAEAIADMPGGSDAAMIGLVNDVRSTKSGHWLIELEDTTGTFPALVMKDKGLADVVDEILLDECVAVEGTLADDAGILFADSLHFPDVPRTHRPGGVDRHVQAALISDVHVGSDEFMADAWHSFTDWLHTPEADPVEYLLLAGDMVEGVGVYPNQDEELDIVDIYEQYEVFAEHLKEVPADTEVVMIPGNHDAVRLAEPQPGFDDEIREILDVHDARIVSNPATVSVEGVEVLMYHGVSLDEVIAELPEEKASYDEPHKAMYQLLKKRHVAPQFGGHTRVAPEERDYLVMEDVPDVFHTGHVHKLGWGKYHNVLAVNSGCWQAQTDFQKSVNIDPDAGYAPILDLDTLEMTVRKFS, encoded by the coding sequence GTGCCGCTGGAGTCGAACGCCCGGATCGCGAAAGCCCTCGCCGAGCGCGGCTACAACGCCGAGCGCGAGGCGGTCACCCTCCTCGCGGGCGCGACCGATCCGACCGCCGCCGTCGCGGCCGCCGTCGACCGCGCCCCCGACGACGCCCTCCGGATCACCGCCGACCACGTCCGCGAGGCGATCGGCGACGCCGACAGATCGGCCGCCTCCCCGGACGAACCCGGACAATCTCCAGTCGAAACGGAGGGGTCTATAGGCTCCGAATCTGCGGCGACCGAGACCGCGTCCGGGGCCGCAACGAACGACGCCACCGACTCCACGACCGTCGACGCCGCTTCTGACCCCGAAACCGCCGCGAACGACGGTTCCGAACGGTCCCGGGACCCCGACCTGCGCGACTTAGAGGTCGGTAACGACATGACCGGCCGCAGCACCGGGACCGGCGAGTACGCCGACTTCGTCACGACGTTCCGCGACCGCTACGAACGGCTCTCGAAGATCCTCCGCGGCCGCGTCAACCACCGCCCGGCGGAGGCGATCGCGGACATGCCGGGCGGCAGCGACGCCGCGATGATCGGCCTCGTCAACGACGTCCGCTCCACGAAGTCCGGCCACTGGCTGATCGAGCTGGAGGACACGACCGGGACCTTCCCCGCCCTCGTGATGAAGGACAAGGGCCTCGCCGACGTCGTCGACGAGATCCTCTTAGACGAGTGCGTCGCGGTCGAGGGGACGCTCGCCGACGACGCCGGCATCCTCTTCGCCGACTCGCTCCACTTCCCCGACGTCCCCCGGACCCACCGCCCCGGCGGGGTCGACCGCCACGTCCAGGCCGCGCTGATCTCCGACGTCCACGTCGGCAGCGACGAGTTCATGGCCGACGCGTGGCACAGCTTCACCGACTGGCTCCACACCCCCGAGGCCGACCCCGTGGAGTACCTGCTGCTCGCGGGCGACATGGTCGAGGGCGTCGGGGTCTACCCGAACCAAGACGAGGAGCTGGACATCGTCGACATCTACGAGCAGTACGAGGTCTTCGCGGAACACCTCAAGGAGGTGCCCGCCGACACCGAGGTCGTGATGATCCCGGGCAACCACGACGCGGTCCGCCTCGCCGAGCCGCAGCCCGGGTTCGACGACGAGATCCGGGAGATTTTGGACGTCCACGACGCGCGGATCGTCTCGAACCCGGCCACCGTCTCGGTCGAGGGCGTCGAGGTGCTGATGTACCACGGCGTCTCGCTCGACGAGGTGATCGCGGAGCTGCCCGAGGAGAAGGCGAGCTACGACGAGCCGCACAAGGCGATGTACCAGCTGCTGAAGAAGCGCCACGTCGCGCCGCAGTTCGGCGGTCACACCCGCGTCGCGCCGGAGGAGCGCGACTACCTCGTGATGGAGGACGTGCCCGACGTGTTCCACACCGGCCACGTCCACAAGCTCGGGTGGGGGAAGTACCACAACGTGCTCGCGGTCAACTCCGGCTGCTGGCAGGCCCAGACCGACTTCCAGAAGTCCGTCAACATCGACCCAGACGCCGGCTACGCGCCGATCCTCGACCTCGACACCCTCGAAATGACGGTCCGGAAGTTCTCGTAG